The Branchiostoma floridae strain S238N-H82 chromosome 18, Bfl_VNyyK, whole genome shotgun sequence DNA window tataactttgaaatttgTAAAGCAATAAcccagttaagaatcagcagtCATAAATATAGTGTTGAATATAGAAACAGGTAGATATCataatgtagcccctgaccaaaggttttgcccattctgtccaaagcaaattgaagatgaatttcactatgtcatgatgtgcagtaggtacaatgtttcacgtaatgagttattcacattcctcgaatcaagtacaacagattttaagagactcaatgctacaggcagatttgattatatattcagatgtgacaactcccacaatgctaaaataggaaaatatataaaagattgctttgtcataagaaaaaatgccgaaactcataattagccccactcgattgtagtacaatgttttacgctagctctcattgttttagaaataagaatgtcaaatttcattctatattcacaaTCTGCATAATATGTACTATGTCTTGTACTTGCTTTAGTAATTAGGgtgataagtttgttttttcttttttctgccatacattgtaccgtgtacgattgTTGCGCGATAAAGTTCTACATATCATGAATTTTGGCAAAATTTGCCAGTTTTATCTTATACCATTGTCTAAACCACCAATAAATTTCACTCCGTTGCCATCACCAAAACACTGTAAAGCCGTACCTCCTGGTTGGAAAACGCCACAACGTAACTCAACTTCTTGCTCCACCCCGCCTCGTACATGAGCGGTTTGTCGCTAACGTTTTCGCACGGATCGACGTGCAGCCATCGTTGTTGCGAATTCGAGAAGCACTCCGTCCAAACGTggtctaattaaaaaaaaacacaaacgaaGACGTTACAAAATGAAGGAACGAACCTCGTCTTTTGAGTAGGCAATGATGTAGGTTAGCTTTTTCTTCCAGCCCGCTTCGTAAACGAGAGGTTTGTCGTAGTACTTCTCTCCATCGAGGTGAAGCCAGCGCTGCTGGGACTCAGAGTAACATTCTGTCCAGCAATGATCTGAAACATTAAGAATTCAGCGGTACAACGCCAACTGCAAAATACGACAGCAAGCGGTGGTGGGTTGTCAAATTTCGTCTTTGAGCATCTTTCGCGTGTAACCTAACATGATTTCTTTATGTTCAAAATCAAAGTGcacataaaaataaaaaaaatgacatagaaTAAGAAAGAATATAAAAGTAGAATGACAGCAAAACCTAATTACAAACCTTATTGCCTCCCTTGAGatcaagatatatatatattatatatatatcagggataaacaagtccactagccctacagtcccgggcaagtgaaaatgccaatcgggcaagtgcatgtcctaccccacttgcccgatgggcaagttagcttttctccattgagtgagattttgatgtacttgctacttttcaaagtcatggcatcaagcattgattaacacagaaaatagagccaataacaaaaattccattgaaggccatgaatatacatagaaaaatgtcatttagatttcgggcaagtgaaaagttggttcgggcaagtaaatttttcaagtacttgcccgataggacaagtcaattttagaaaacttgtccaaccctgtatatACAATTTAGTAAATATAGTCTAGTCAGGATTTTCTATAATAagcataatgataatgataaggaAGCAAGGTGGTTTATTGGGGGATCGTGTGGAATAGCATTCTTAGCCCGTCTGCATACGGTGaggacattttgaaaatacaaggTAAAATTACTATCAAGTGGCTGCACAGCTGACCAACATTGGGtgcacaaaaatgtacatgcaacCAGTATTTAAAGCTCTGTCATGTGACTTTTAAATCTACTTCTAAAAGCACATCATTACAAGGCCTGCCCTACCTGTCCAGTCTACCACATGTCTAGCCTCGTACCCAAGTGCACGGCACAGAAGTGTGAAACAGTTGGCCCACTCTCCACAGCGACCACATCTGGTCTCAAGCAGTTTGCCAGGGTGGTTATACCTGCAGATCAGCACAATATTGCAGAGTTGGTCTAACTTTGTTTTAATGTTGACCATTGGACAAACATTTTGAGAGTGAAAAAAGGTACTGTTCAACAAATCTCCTTGGAAAcaagatacagaagctggtgtgttacaccaaagggcagttataccggctatatagataaagttacagaagctggtgtgttacactgaatggCAGTTACAACAgctatacagatatagatacagaagctggtgtgttacaccaaagggtggttatatcggctatacagatacagatacagaagctaccGGTAGTGTGTAATACgttgaagggcggttatacttgttatacagatacagaagctggtgtattacaccAAATGGCAGTTacaccagctatacagatacagaaactggtgtgttacatcaaAGTGGGGTTATACCGgctaatacagatacagatacagatacagaagccggtgtgttatgctgaagggtggttataccggctgtacagatacagatacggaaGCCGATGTGTTTAATacaccaaagggtggttataccggctatatagatacagatacagaacctggtgtgttacaccaaagggcagttatactggctatacagatacagatacagatacagaaaaaatcACCTTGGAAACCGTGTCTGTGATTGACAGCTTGCACAATGATACAGCTCCACCCTCCCGGCCTGCCACATCTGTTCAGCGGGGGTGGGGTTGGCCATTCCAGCAGCCGTTGTCCTCCCCCCACATCTTTCGCATGGTGCCTTGTCCACCCATTTGAAAAAATCCTTCTTAAACCATCGCCTCAGCTCTGGCAAGATGAGGTCTTCTAAGGTGAGAGGGGGTGGGGAATTCTCTAGAAGAATAGAAAACATCATATTAACAATGGAAATGATCATTATGAAATACATACAGTACCTTGAATAACTAAAAGTCAAAGGTAAAGATGGTCCAATAGcttttttgaggccgtagggacagtgtgttgttatccactgtgtctagggtacagtattggaaggtggagcccatccctctccttccactgacttttacttccccaaccgaagtcaggtacccattttaatacctgggtggagtgaggaaagtcgtgtaaagtgcctttcccgaggACACAACGTCGGTGGCAtatcaggggattcaaacccaggacctctgggttctgggccaaacaccctaaccgTTATGCCAACAAGGTACCACAATATTAGTGTTAAAATACGCCAAAATATTGGACATTTTCTTAATACTTCATGTTTAACAAAATTTTGACACTGAACAATaagaagaatatttctttctcaCAGTATTTTCCTTACCAGTTTTTGCCTCTTCTTTCTCAAGCTCTTCTAGAACCTTGAGTTTTTCCTGTGCCTTGGCTCTCAGATCTTCCTCTGGTATGAGACTGCGAGCCTTCGCTTGTAGTACGGGGTCCTCGTACATCAGAACGTGCTGAAAACTGGACTCCAGTCGTGCGTAGAACTGTCTTTCAGATGCCTGGGTTAGAAGGAAAGTAGAGAAGTTTTTAGGTTAAAATCCTTTATACACATCTTTGTAGTATAGGGGCAGTGCCTATCTCCATTTCTAAATagtccttgggccacacagagTCATAACAGCAGGAGAATGGTATGTGCTTAATTACAATACTCTTTCTCATAAGTAAACATTACtgtcactactactactactactactactacattaCTACTGTTACAATTACTACTTctcctactactagtacaagTACTACTGTTACCACTTTTACCACTAATTCTATTACTACTAGTACACTAATAACTAGtatagctggtgtgttacgccaagcggcggttatactggctatatagatacagatacagaactacAACATTACTGCTACTTCTAGTGCTATTATTATtactactacattgtactaatACTAGCACTGCTTCTACTACTATACATGCATGAACATGTATAACTGATACAACTGCATGATTTTCCAAAAATCAACTACTACTGTTGTTGCTCGTCCGTCAAATCGACGAGGACCGATTTTGTCATCGTTGTCGTCGATCCTTCAGGTACTCAGGTGAGTTcgcactactactactactactactatgacTGATACAACTGCAagattttttcaaaacatattaaTTACCAGTATGTTGCTgttggactgtaccacttgaCTTTGAGGGGTGGTCTGCACAGGTGTGGACGACATCCCAGCTACTAGACTAGCCGCAGGCCCACTGGTGGCCCCCACAGGTTGGGAGGTTGCTTGAGCAGACGTTCCAGCAGCCTGAGAGGTCTGCTGTCCCAGGCTAAGTTGTTTTAGCCTCTCTACTGTGATCTGGTCACGGATTTTTATCACAGCGTCCAGAGGCGTATCGGGTAGAAGAACCAACTTCTCTTCTTTCTGAAAGAGAATAAGAAAGAATAGTGTTAAATGTAGAATTTTGCGATTCTGTAGGCTTTTTACATAACTTTGTTTCTGTAGTGAAGTAAAGTTGCAAAGTAGTGGGTTCAAATCCCAGATTAGTCATTGTTTTAAAATCTTGATTTCGAACATTATAAAAAATTTGCTAACACTTACTGCCTGTGTTTATATCCACAAAGTGCAGGCAACTGTGGTACTATAAAAAAATGTgtggtactatgaaaaatgtgtggtACTATCAACTCATTTTCATAAATTAGAACCACACTTTCCTGATAGTACCTCACTACTCTTTCTCTGAGATGACTTCTGATACTTTTGgagaattttgtttttttactttttgttacactttaaaatttatttgttcagaatactgtaaatgcatttaagttcacggagatttaatttcgcggtagcaggaaaatggactctttggggtggttttaaattcgtgatagcaccatgcaatgtactagtagtctcttactgttatagCAAAATGTTCGTGTTGgctttaaattcgcagtgaagcggccgccgcgaaaactgcaaacattaaatcaccacgaaagtttctgcatttacagtaacaggtATACCTGAGTGAAGCCCATTGCTTTTAGGCAGTCCAGTGCGCCTGGAACTGGTACCAACCGGGACCGAACCACCTGGTTTTCTAACCGGATGGTGCGATACTTTGGCTCCTGaggatttctgaaaaaaaaaggagtagaaaaaaaatcaaccctCACGAaattttccacgaaatcgtcttccgggagggacgtaaaacgggggtcccgtgctcgaggaggtgcctcgaccacgttaaacagcctcattactcatactttgggtacctactggctggcaaaatacaccagatgattattattattatttacttCAGTAAGGAGTACAGTGGTATAAGAATGTAATATCTTACTTTATGTCGTAACTGGACTGCAGTAATACAGGTATTCCTGActgggtgataacttgggttatcacatggggttctaCTGTTATCATAAAAGCTTCTTTAGACTAATACTAATAGCGCACTGCTGTTGATAAATCGAATACCGTATTTGGACTTTGGAATTGCTGTTTTAACAATGTTTTGATGTTAGAGAACACCAAATATTTTAAACTTTTGGTGCATTTCGCTGCATTTAAACGACATAAATTAGAAACAGATACGGAATACAACATGTTGTATTCTACCATAATTTCTATATGTAACTActatgttgtattctatttcatATCTACAATGACTGATGTTTtcatttgtaacgttatatgtggttgtatgaagctccctcagcactcgttttccagtgctgaaaagacgccagcactcgttttccagtgctgaaaagacgttttccagtgctgaatgttcgtcagcactcggctccagtgctgaactcgcggcccGGGAGGCGACAGgtcgggtcaaaggtcactcagCACTGGTTACNNNNNNNNNNNNNNNNNNNNNNNNNNNNNNNNNNNNNNNNNNNNNNNNNNNNNNNNNNNNNNNNNNNNNNNNNNNNNNNNNNNNNNNNNNNNNNNNNNNNaccgagtgctgatatacaaaagcttCGCCTTCCGCACTCGATTTCCAGTGCTCAGgggcacttcagcactggaacaccagtgctgagaaatcttcagcacaggaaaacgagtgctgacgtcttttcagcactggaacgttcttcAAACCAGTGCCGAAGTCTTTCGAGCACTGGAGTGTCCTAGTGCTGAGAGCGGTACTTGACGTATACTGattaaaaataaagttaaacttttggTTGTGCTATTCAATTTAATGTGTAACTTGGTGTATGTATAGAGTATAGATACAAAGTACTGAAAGCGGTACTATATACGATactaataaagatgatttttcaaGTTTATGCAGTTTTAGCtgttgtgttacgccgaacggcggttatactggctatataacgtaagatagatacagatgcaaaaaagcctgaatttgtgttgttttgtgtaattgaaatgtataaGGAATGGATATCATTAAAACGGGATTGCAAAcaactttattattattaccgCCCACGTAAAGAAAGCGTCACGACGATCGCGAGTATTTTCCATTATCCCCGAAGGTAATCGTTATAGAGTTATAGAGGTGTTATAGAGCAGAATGTAACGATAGGTGACGTTTATAATCCAGCAATCTTACGTTTTAGTcgagcaaggacattatataacgtccttgagtcGAGCAAAGGACGTGTCGTAACTCCAAAttactgtatactagtatgtcagaGTCTAGTCTCCCgatctctcagcactcggtttccagtgctgagagcgtCAGNNNNNNNNNNNNNNNNNNNNNNNNNNNNNNNNNNNNNNNNNNNNNNNNNNNNNNNNNNNNNNNNNNNNNNNNNNNNNNNNNNNNNNNNNNNNNNNNNNNNNNNNNNNNNNtcagcactcggtttccagtgctgaagccatcttcagcactggtcTGTTTTGATGTTAGAGAACACCAAATATTTTAAACTTTTGGTGCATTTCGCTGCATTTAAACGACATAAATTAGAAACAGATACGGAATACAACATGTTGTATTCTACCATAATTTCTATATGTAACTActatgttgtattctatttcatATCTACAATGACTGATGTTTtcatttgtaacgttatatgtggttgtatgtaacctccttgtttcTACGTCTTCTCGCCTCTTAGAATGAAATTATAATACGTTAACATAGTTGATCTAATTGCTGAAGGAATACTATTAATTATGATTTTTCTGTGCAATTCAATGTGCAAAGTCACTTCCTTGTTTagcggtggggaggggggctcctACGTTCACATTGTTTACCGACAGAAAGTTGCAAAAACCTGACATATGGTGGATCCAAAACATAAACCAAATGATAGagaaaatcatatcatatttaCCGTATAATATTTTCGGCATATCGCAGCAGTAGCTCGGAGCAATCGAGAAAAACCGATGTCGGATTCGACACCAGCAGACGAATTGCAGACtgctcggccgccatcttggtgatGTAATTCACGCACGGTTCAAAAGAGACACTTTACGGTTGGCTGAGGTACTGCAACATGTAAAACTCCTTCATTTACGCGGTTGCAATCCCCAAAGTGAATATCCACATTTAATCATACCGCAGAGTGAAGCGTTTACTAGCTGTTGATTTTAACTTAAGTGCCAAAGACTTGTAATCAATCTTTAAGTCAATCGACAATCTTGTAATCTTTCCATCTATGACATCATCTATAAGAGAGGGCTGACGAAGTACATGTATcgctagcctccttcgcagactttcgTAACGGCGGTGTATATTTTTTGGGAGCGCATGCACTATGTATGCCGGGGAGAAGATTTTGCCAACGAGAATTCTTTCAAGCAGGCTATTCATTACTTTCGCTGGAGGTATATATCCATAAATCcttagcctggtattcagccgtaatatagctcccgagtctcttctgtcctctcctaTGTTGcgtagaggacagaagagactcgggagctatattacggctggatactagGCTATAAATCCTTCCCCCGGACAACTCAGGCATAGGGAATCTCAGCTCATGTAAAAAATCGCAAATCAGCGCTCCCCAAAAATTAGCACCGCCCCCCTGAAAGTCTGCGAAGGAAGCTACAGTATCCTAGACTTTTGTGATTGTTATCTTCACTTTAATTACAGCGCGAATCAACGAGATTGCCATGCAAACTCTTGTGAGCATTGGCGCCAATGTTTGCAAAAACAGTTTGCATGCCGAGGAAGCCGCTTGCAGTACTTCAATCAGCCGTAGGATGTCTCTATTCTTATACCGTGATGACTGCGTTACCCGCGCTTGCTTTGCATTGTCTAGCTAGCTAGACGATTGGACAACAGGTGTTTCACATGATTCAGCAGTAAAATATAGAATCCTTTGACATCTTTATAAAATTTGTGAGGAAACTTCTTTTGAGGAGCGGATATGATGCAGAAATAGGCCGATATcagggggtcccgtgctcgaggaggtgcctcgaccacgttaaacagcctcattactcatacttggggtacctactggctggcaaaatacaccagatgattatatcAAAGGTGTCTTCTAGTCTGAGCAGATATTGCTGCATGCACTACTTCAACTGGCCGCTATATGGCACCTTTTTCGTTCCGTGTAAGCTACATGCTCACACATATATAATGTCATGGTCAAATTGCTCCATGCAAAGAAGAATCGGTAAAATAACGACTATGGAGCTGTTTTAACGTCCTTGTTTATATATATGACGAGTGTCAAGCTATCAACATATGTTGCCGTGCAGTCAAGACGCACAGCACCGCGTTGTATGACCTTGTATAGCTTAGAATTTGCGAGAAAAATGTCTACTAGATTGATATAACTAGTCAGTAGTCTTACACAACGTCTTTAATTTGTTAAACATTTATCTGTTGAAATTGAGTGCATTTGCCGGTGTTTTGCACGGCTTTCCAGAGGTGCGCTTTTTTCACAGACATCGAACTATTTGCAAAAAGCGCATACCGCATAGAAGATgagaaaaacatacaaagcaACTCCAAATAAAAAAAGCCCACTGCTACATTGTTTTGGATATAATTGAAAAGTTGCATTCTTATAATAGCATTGTAACCGTATCTATCCACGTTAAGTTTATGTACGCTTTTATTTCTACCTTTTGATAATTTTAAGTAACgttagaaggaaaaaaaaaaataacaccgAAAACAAGCCCGACTGCTACATCAGCTTGGAGAGTTGTACTCATATAGCCAGGTATCAATGTACTTTCAGTTTGTGTTCACTTTTATTCCTACTTTTAAtccctttttttatcatttagaaTGTCTTTTCCGGATTGCCGTACTCCAGATGGCCCTGTAACCCGAGCCCAGGGGCCGCCTTGAAACCGCGGCGGCGGATCGCTTTGAAGCTCCTCCTTTTGTTGTTGCGCTGTCACTCACGGGGCGGATGTTTGCCCGGCCTGAAAAACAACCTTAATTTTCTCCTCTCCTCGGCTCCCTTCTACCCTCCAAGCCGCGGATATGTGTGCGAAAAGGGACACCGTTCGCTCCTACCATGGGTAAGAAAAGTTGACGTTACCATATTTTAATTTTAGGGTATAATTTTAGGTCTACTTTCCCGGCGGAGCGATATTTTGTAGCCGGGCCATCTGTGGCGTTCCGTCCACCATGTTGTCCGTCtgtgttttcattcattttggCTACAATGTGGCGATTTTCCAACAGATCTCAGTGAGAAGACTCCTTCCATGGCAGCTCTAGCGCTTCGGAAAAACCAAGAAGACTACTTGCAACCCAACTCGAGTTCCCAGGTACGTGATTTTGGTGTTTTTATCGCGTAAGCTTGGcttggaattttttttctgaaggatACAGCGTGGCCATGTGGTCGCGTTGTGTTGCAATGTTTGGGGGTGGGAGACATACCAAAGCCCGCCCACTGTCCTATACGGTCACTTAAACCACCCACTTTAACCCCCTTTTCTTCCCCCAAATTGCAAATTTTTCCTCAGAATATCTTCAGATAGTATTCTTGGAAcgattttgaccaaaatggacGACATTTATGCGGTGGTTTTCTGAAATGGCGGGACGAAAAGGGGAGGTAGTGCCCTCCCCCTGCCCCTGATTTGCTAAAATTTGGACGGTAAGCCCACCCCTTGTACCCCGGTCTCCCTTTCCTATAACACCGCGAAAATTTAAAACCGGCTCCAGTTTTTGGTGGTCAGTTGTCCAGTGAGGGACAAAGATGTTTTTTAGGGTACATTTTCTAGGACAATTGTATAATATGTGACGCAGTGAATATTTGCGAGTCTAGTGGAAAATTTTCTTTCAGTAAACATGAAGCGATTCGTTATTCTTGGTCAGGCAACGCCCAGTTTTGTATACTCTAACACGTTTAAGCACACGAAATGCTATTTTTATGTACGAATTTTGAGCTACAGTGTCTGAAATTTAGACGATAATGGCTAAACACAAGCGATGTCCGACATAGGGCATTGTTGGGGGAGAATCGTTGTTAGTAGGGTTGGGTGGGTGTCCGTCAAGCCGATGCTGGTGTGAAAGATTGATCTTGTTTGTTGACAATAAAatattattgtttattgtgtgATCTTCAATCTTGCTTTGACTCTGTTacagttttgaataaagaaacacgTTAACTTCAAAGGATTTTGGCTCTGTAAAATGAGAATTTTGTGAATGTTAAAAATGCTAAGCTGAGCCTTTCTGCAATGGAGACTGGAATTTTATTTAAAAGATTCTTTATGTctgggttctagccaggattttactTTGGCATGATTGTAATAGCGAGGCAGTGAAGCAACCaattgggggtgggggtggaaaGATTTAATGTATAAAGACTCCATATTTTATAAAACGCTTGAAGTGAGAAGGATTTTTGTCAGTTTCCAGGgccatatcaacatttttcatgcTATTACACAAAAAGTATTTGTACTAACATAGTACTCATTTACACTTGTTGAAAGGCAACTGGAACAATATTACAGCGTGAAAAGTGtaaatattctggataaggcaatctgtataatattgacatctactgcactgtattctcacaaaAACATCATTATTTTATCATTTGAATGTTTAAAATGGCCCAGAGACAAGTCTCACTAGAATATTCCATATTATTGGAACCCCCCAAAATTAGGCCTTGTTCAGGACTTATTGTGCGACAAAGCTAGAACCAATTGTATGATCAGGAtgtgtttgtcttcatttcagGACATTCAACCTTCCCCGCTTGCACTTCTGGCCGCTACGTGCAGCAAGATCGGTTCGCCCGCTCAAGCAGCCGCCGCATCGTCTGTGCCCGCTGCCGTAAAATACGCCGGTCAAGCCCCCGGACAGATGATATATCCGCAGATTGTTATGAAcgatcaacaacaacaacaacaacagcagcagcaacaacaacagcttctACTACAGCAGCACCCTGCTATTAGCGTACAAAATAACGGCTGGATTGTACAGGTCACGAACGCAGGGACGAAAACAATCATGGCGTCCAACGCGATGACTTCAGGCGAAGTGACAACCACGACGACGTCTGTCCCCGCCACCCCGACGAAAGGACAGGGAATCGTGCTGGGTTCGGCTTTGATGCCTCACGCAGGTGGCGTACCAACGCAGTACGCCACTCTCGCTCTACCAATCCAGAACCAAGGGTTGGTCCCTACAACGCAAGGTCCAATCGCGTACAGTGTCATCCCTACTGTCCAGACTGTTGACGGGCAAGCAGGGACCCAAATGTACACTCCTATATCGGAGAGTAACATTATCGCCGCAGCGGGCAGTATAGCCCAAATCCGACCCGTTTTAGCGAGTCCCACGACTACAACAGCGCCATCAGCTGCCCAAGGGGTGACGGTACAAGTGCCGGTGGTCTCGCccgctgccatggcaactg harbors:
- the LOC118406119 gene encoding peptide-N(4)-(N-acetyl-beta-glucosaminyl)asparagine amidase-like; this encodes MAAEQSAIRLLVSNPTSVFLDCSELLLRYAENIIRNPQEPKYRTIRLENQVVRSRLVPVPGALDCLKAMGFTQKEEKLVLLPDTPLDAVIKIRDQITVERLKQLSLGQQTSQAAGTSAQATSQPVGATSGPAASLVAGMSSTPVQTTPQSQVVQSNSNILASERQFYARLESSFQHVLMYEDPVLQAKARSLIPEEDLRAKAQEKLKVLEELEKEEAKTENSPPPLTLEDLILPELRRWFKKDFFKWVDKAPCERCGGRTTAAGMANPTPAEQMWQAGRVELYHCASCQSQTRFPRYNHPGKLLETRCGRCGEWANCFTLLCRALGYEARHVVDWTDHVWTECFSNSQQRWLHVDPCENVSDKPLMYEAGWSKKLSYVVAFSNQEVRDVTWRYSCRHQEVCARRKECRESWLRETVNRMNEKRQAGLSQERKEELVRRYLVELVEFISPRKPGEKEMGGRTTGSVAWRLARGELGTQKDKSKAEPYVFRLSEQEKKGRLFHLVYCTANDKYTRLYNNVDMKVGWENWAHTVQGVFRKEEHDWNMCYLARTEGATTGSVSWKFDLEGSGLCVQEIKVVTRSQTFENGSVSWRLCSGDKCVLLNGDAEGTKTRDLEGVTSFMLTAELRGGQGDNAWQHAQLFRQALDRTEEFPLDIQVHLKPV